A section of the Ranitomeya imitator isolate aRanImi1 chromosome 7, aRanImi1.pri, whole genome shotgun sequence genome encodes:
- the LOC138645496 gene encoding H-2 class II histocompatibility antigen, A-F beta chain-like, producing MRLEVLELKNKYKHPGGRDPELFRICRYCHEVSSAEWFGGSRVEMDLRKKCVVFVLLLQAGVALEISAPTTYLATLGSDNVIPCKYTIEKPPVDPGFFSAFWLFQGKEILSFDNEVITTDPRYSLDTEKALQGRVDLSISDISVSDAGVYTCSVRYNPEWKMRDVTVYVQAPPQVAITSRTVNEKSVLLCSVTGFYPADIEIKWFRGSERLSDVTEDRLLRNLDGTYSVNSTLTITPTEKDREQNFSCRVQRESLKQPLQEDFHLGYTGPQNNSSKRKEERYQETSLPSIPIVSK from the exons ATGCGGCTAGAAGTCTTGGAGCTGAAGAATAAGTACAAACATCCTGGTGGAAGAGACCCAGAATTATTTAGGATTTGCAGATACTGTCACGAGGTATCGTCTGCTGAATGGTTCGGGGGTTCCAGGGTAGAAATGGACCTCAGAAAGAAATGTGTTGTCTTCGTCCTCCTGCTCCAAGCAG GTGTGGCTTTGGAGATCTCTGCTCCTACAACATACCTGGCGACATTGGGGTCAGACAATGTGATTCCCTGTAAATACACCATAGAGAAACCCCCAGTAGATCCaggatttttttcagcattttggtTGTTTCAAGGAAAAGAAATTCTGAGCTTCGATAATGAAGTGATAACAACCGATCCCAGATATTCATTGGACACAGAGAAGGCGTTACAGGGACGAGTGGATCTGTCTATATCTGACATATCTGTGTCCGATGCCGGGGTGTACACCTGCTCAGTGCGCTACAACCCCGAATGGAAGATGAGGGACGTTACTGTCTACGTCCAAG CTCCTCCACAGGTGGCAATCACAAGTAGAACAGTGAATGAAAAGAGTGTCCTTCTCTGCTCCGTCACTGGATTCTACCCTGCAGACATTGAGATTAAATGGTTCAGGGGCTCAGAGAGGCTGAGTGATGTAACTGAGGATCGGCTCCTGAGGAACCTGGACGGAACCTACAGTGTGAACAGCACCTTGACCATCACACCCACTGAGAAGGACCGAGAGCAGAACTTCTCATGTAGGGTCCAACGTGAATCTCTAAAGCAACCTCTCCAGGAAGACTTCCACCTGGGATATACAG